One genomic window of Conyzicola nivalis includes the following:
- a CDS encoding NtaA/DmoA family FMN-dependent monooxygenase (This protein belongs to a clade of FMN-dependent monooxygenases, within a broader family of flavin-dependent oxidoreductases, the luciferase-like monooxygenase (LMM) family, some of whose members use coenzyme F420 rather than FMN.): MTINGQQLPPREGHLVLGATVRTLGAWPSGWRVPGAHGNPADDPTILRRTALTAEAAGLDFLFFGDWLATAAEFEHTDPYLLARIEPFAAVSYLAAVTERIGLVATVSSAHAEPYTTARSSASIDVLSGGRVALCVATGAEARSASNFGWDTVHSDADRFAAAGEFIDILRGLWDSWEDGAFIADAASGRLIDGSKLHPLNYVGAYRASAGPLNTVRPPQGHPPIAVVGGSVNARRLAARDADLLFASPRTFDEAVEQYVSSRQQVAREGRSVRDFRIVTPILPIVAETREAAWAIYDELVALVPLPDEPLSDVRLQLPSNRTFRTLASVLGVPLTSVALDDSVPTRVAARFSSLGAQLVEAVRARSGRVVGGERPVTYRHLLVAHAVTAPVLVGSAADVADHFETWFRARAVDGFTVLSAVTSAVSSETAIDSFEAFATLVVPELQRRGLFRTAYEGSTLRDHLALPAVPNSHLRVQLQTL; the protein is encoded by the coding sequence GTGACGATAAACGGGCAGCAGCTTCCGCCGCGCGAGGGCCACCTCGTTCTCGGCGCGACGGTGCGCACCCTCGGCGCCTGGCCGTCGGGCTGGCGGGTGCCGGGCGCGCACGGCAACCCGGCCGACGACCCCACGATCCTGCGCCGCACCGCGCTGACCGCCGAGGCGGCCGGGCTCGACTTCCTGTTCTTCGGCGACTGGCTCGCGACCGCCGCCGAGTTCGAGCACACCGACCCGTACCTGCTCGCCCGCATCGAACCGTTCGCGGCGGTGAGCTACCTCGCCGCCGTCACCGAGCGCATCGGGCTGGTCGCCACGGTCAGCTCCGCGCATGCCGAGCCGTACACGACGGCCCGCTCGTCGGCCTCGATCGACGTGCTCAGCGGCGGCCGCGTGGCGCTGTGCGTCGCGACCGGCGCCGAGGCCCGTTCGGCCAGCAACTTCGGCTGGGACACCGTGCACAGCGACGCCGACCGGTTCGCCGCGGCGGGCGAGTTCATCGACATCCTGCGCGGACTCTGGGACAGCTGGGAGGACGGCGCCTTTATTGCGGATGCCGCGAGCGGGCGTCTCATCGACGGGTCGAAGCTGCACCCGCTCAACTACGTCGGCGCCTACCGCGCCTCGGCAGGACCGCTCAACACCGTTCGCCCGCCGCAGGGACACCCGCCGATCGCCGTGGTCGGCGGCTCGGTGAACGCCCGCCGCCTCGCCGCCCGCGACGCCGACCTGCTCTTCGCCAGCCCGCGCACCTTCGACGAGGCCGTCGAGCAATACGTCTCGTCGCGCCAGCAGGTCGCCCGCGAGGGCCGCAGCGTCCGGGACTTCCGCATCGTGACCCCCATCCTGCCGATCGTGGCGGAGACCCGCGAGGCGGCGTGGGCGATCTACGACGAGCTGGTCGCGCTCGTGCCCCTGCCCGACGAGCCTCTCTCCGACGTGCGGCTGCAGCTGCCGAGCAACCGCACCTTCCGCACGCTCGCGAGCGTGCTCGGCGTGCCGCTGACCAGCGTCGCGCTCGACGACTCGGTGCCGACCCGCGTCGCCGCCCGGTTCAGCTCGCTCGGTGCCCAACTGGTGGAGGCCGTCCGCGCCCGCTCGGGTCGCGTCGTCGGCGGAGAGCGGCCGGTCACCTACCGGCACCTGCTCGTCGCGCATGCCGTCACCGCCCCGGTGCTGGTCGGCTCGGCCGCCGACGTCGCCGACCACTTCGAAACGTGGTTCCGGGCGCGGGCGGTGGACGGGTTCACGGTGCTCTCCGCCGTCACGTCGGCCGTGTCATCCGAAACCGCTATCGATTCGTTCGAGGCCTTCGCTACCCTCGTCGTACCGGAGCTGCAGCGTCGCGGCCTCTTCCGCACCGCCTACGAGGGTTCGACCCTGCGCGACCACCTCGCCCTCCCGGCGGTGCCCAACAGCCATCTCCGCGTCCAACT